The Candidatus Binatia bacterium genome includes a region encoding these proteins:
- a CDS encoding nucleotidyltransferase domain-containing protein, with product MSVRIAIDRERIAEFCRRWKIVEFSLFGSVLRDDFRPDSDVDVLVSFASDARWSLFDVGHMEEELERLFGRKVDLVERRAVERSENYIRRRHILQHHEPVYVA from the coding sequence ATGAGTGTGAGGATTGCGATCGATCGAGAGCGGATTGCCGAGTTCTGCCGGCGCTGGAAGATCGTCGAGTTTTCTCTGTTCGGGTCGGTGCTGCGCGACGACTTCCGCCCCGACAGCGATGTCGACGTGCTTGTCAGCTTCGCGTCTGATGCGCGCTGGAGCCTATTCGACGTGGGCCACATGGAGGAAGAGCTGGAGCGGTTGTTCGGCCGCAAGGTCGATCTGGTCGAGCGCCGCGCCGTCGAGCGCAGCGAGAACTACATCCGCCGCAGGCATATCCTTCAGCATCACGAGCCAGTGTATGTGGCGTGA
- a CDS encoding SDR family NAD(P)-dependent oxidoreductase, with the protein MNRECEGKVALVTGASRGIGAAIAQRLASAGAVVAAVARSLDSHPPDLPGTLRETVATIEAQGGRAVAIQGDVLEARSRAQCVAQCQKELGPIDILVNNAAMGPYKSFES; encoded by the coding sequence ATGAACAGAGAATGCGAAGGAAAAGTCGCTTTGGTGACCGGAGCGAGCCGCGGCATCGGCGCCGCCATCGCGCAGCGCCTGGCATCGGCGGGGGCCGTTGTTGCCGCCGTCGCGCGCAGCCTCGACAGTCACCCGCCCGATCTTCCCGGCACGCTGCGGGAGACGGTCGCAACTATTGAGGCGCAAGGCGGTCGCGCCGTGGCGATCCAAGGGGACGTGCTGGAGGCGCGCTCGCGCGCGCAGTGTGTGGCGCAGTGCCAGAAAGAGCTGGGTCCCATCGATATCCTGGTCAACAACGCGGCCATGGGCCCGTACAAGTCGTTTGAGAGT
- a CDS encoding DUF86 domain-containing protein, translating to MWRDDALLLDMLVAARRAQRFVADVDWDGFEQSALHQSAVMRVLEVIGEAACKVSEATRAAHPEIPWGDIIGMRNRLIHEYFRVDLRKVWDTVQNDIPQVIAVLEPLVPPEEE from the coding sequence ATGTGGCGTGACGACGCACTCCTGCTCGACATGCTCGTCGCGGCCCGCCGGGCCCAGCGCTTCGTTGCCGATGTGGACTGGGACGGGTTCGAACAGAGCGCGCTGCATCAAAGCGCAGTCATGCGCGTGCTCGAAGTCATTGGCGAGGCCGCGTGCAAGGTCTCAGAAGCAACGCGCGCTGCCCACCCCGAGATACCCTGGGGAGACATCATCGGGATGCGCAACCGTCTCATCCACGAATACTTCAGAGTCGACCTACGCAAGGTGTGGGACACCGTACAGAACGACATTCCGCAAGTGATTGCGGTCCTGGAGCCGCTGGTCCCGCCGGAGGAAGAATGA